The genomic segment CTCGAGGCGATGCTGTGGGACGGCTCCAAGATCGCATTCGCTCACCTGGGTGACTCGCGCGCATACCGTCTGCGCGACGGCGTGCTTGAGCAGATCAGCACCGACCACACGTTCGTCCAGAGCCTGGTCGATGAAGGCAAGATCAGCCGCGACGAAGCCCGCGTACACCCGCATCGCTCCCTGCTGCTGCGTGCTCTGCTGGGACGCGACGACAACGAGGCTGACTACAACTGGCTCCAGCCGATGCTCGGTGATCGCTACCTCCTCTGCAGCGACGGCCTCTCCGACATGGTTGGCGACAACGTCATCGAGATGGCCCTCAGCGCCGAGACGATCGACCTCGCTGCGACCGAGCTGGTCCGTCTGGCGCTCGAAGCCGGCGGCTACGACAACGTCACCGTCGTCATCGCCGAGTTCGTCGACAAGGACGCCGCGGTCGACGAGAACTTGGCGTCATCCGACGGGCAGCCGCAGCTGGTCGGCGCCGCCGCCGGGCCCGCGCGCCCGCGTACGAGTCGGCGCTCCGATCCCAAGACCGCCGAGTCGCAGACCATCGACCCCGAAGAGATCCGGTACGCACCTCGCCCGCCGAGCAGCAGGCGCTGGCTCCGCTGGACCGCCCTCGGAATCGCGATCGCCGCGATCCTCGCGATCGCCGGTGGTGTCACTTACAACTGGTCACAGAACCAGTACTTCGTCGCATCGCACGAAGGCAAGGTGACGATCTACAAGGGCGTACAGGCAGACATCCCCGGCATCACGTTGCAACACGTCGACGAGATCACCGAGGTCGAGGTCTCCACGCTGCCCGAGTTCCGTGCCAAGCAAGTGCGAGCAGGGATCGAGGCGTCGAGCCGCGCTGAGGCCGAGCAGATTGTCGAGAATCTCGACCAGGTCGCCATCAAGCCGACCCCAACGCCGACTCCCAAGCCCAAACCCAAAGACACAGAGACGTCGACCTCTTCGGCGGTATGGCTGCGATGACCACGCCCGCATGGGTGCCTCGCAAGCGCCGGGGGGCCGAGTTCTTTCTCACCGTCTTGGCGGTGACGATCGGGATCTCTGCATATGCGGCCGTAGGACTTGGGGTCGAGGGCACCATCCCGGGTGACACCTACAAGCTCGGCTTCGCTCTGATCGTCGTCGCCGTCGCCACGCACCTGATCGTGCGTCGCGTCGCCCCGTACGCCGATCCGGTGCTGGTCCCGCTCGTCATCGCACTCAACGGCCTCGGCCTTGCGATGATCTACCGCCTCGACCTCGGCCGACAGCAGGTCAACGCTGATCGCCAAGCGTTCGCCAACGGCCAGCTCGTCTGGACTGCGATCGGTATCGCCGCCTTCGCCGCAATCCTGATCCTTGTACGTGACCACCGCCGACTGCAGACACTGACCTACACGTTCGGCGCCGTCGCCATCCTGCTACTGATCCTCCCGCTGATGCCCGGCATCGGCCGCACCATCAACGGCGCACGCATCTGGATCAACCTCGGACCGTTCAGCTTCCAGCCTGGTGAGGCGGCGAAGGTATGCCTCGCGATCTTCTTCGCGGGCTATCTCGTCGTCAAGCGTGATGCGCTCGCCCTGGCGGGCCGCCGTATTGCCGGCATCGACCTGCCCCGCGGTCGCGACCTCGGCCCGATCCTGGCCGGCTGGCTCATCAGCGTCGGCATCCTGATCTTCCAGCGCGACCTTGGGTCGTCGCTGCTGTTCTTCGGCTTGTTCGTCGTGATGCTCTACGTCGCCACCGAGCGCGCCGGATGGCTGGTCGTTGGTGCCGTGCTGTTCGTCCTCGGTGCCTACTTCGGCTACCTGGCCTTCGGCCACGTACGCGTCCGATTCGACGCCTGGCTCGATCCCTTCGGCGACCCGGACCGCAACGGCCAGATCATCAACGGGCTGTTCGGTCTGGCGCACGGTGGTGTGCTCGGCCAAGGCTGGGGTCTGGGCAGTCCACAACTGACCCCGTTCTCGTTCTCCGACTTCATCGCCGCGTCGATGGGTGAAGAGCTCGGACTCGCTGGCCTGATGGCCATCCTGATGATCTACGGACTCATCGTCGAGCGCGGTCTCCGCATCGCACTGACCTGCCGTGATGCCTTCGGCAAGCTCCTTGCAGCGGGCCTCGCGTTCTCGTTCGCGCTTCAGGTGTTCGTCGTCATCGGCGGCGTCACCCGGCTCATCCCACTGACGGGTCTGACGACGCCCTTCATGGCGCAAGGCGGCTCATCGATTGTCATGAACTGGGTGATCATCGGCCTACTGCTGCGCATCAGCGACCAGACACGTCGACCGGCGCCTGAGATCTCCACGTTCGAGCACGACGAGGAGACGCAGGTGGTGAAGCGATGAATCGCCCCATTCGCAATATCGCCATCGCCGCCCTCGTGCTCTTCATGGCGCTGCTGGTCAACGTCAACTACGTGCAGTTCGTTCAGGCCGACAGCCTCAACGCGAAGACCGGCAACAAGCGCGTCATCAACGAGGAGTTCTCGCGCGATCGCGGTCCGATCCTCGTCAGCGGCAAGCCCATCGCCGAGAGCGTGAAGAGCAAGGACGAATACAAGTTCCAGCGCCGCTACCCCGACGGGAAGCTGTACGCGCCGATCACGGGCTACTTCTCCTACATCTTCGGCAACGACCGGGGCATCGAGAACACCGAGAACGGTGTGCTCTCCGGCAGCGACAACCGTCTCTTCGTCAACCGAGTCGTCGACCTCGTCTCCAACAAACAACCCAAGGGCGGCAGCGTTGAACTGACGATCGACCCGCTGGCGCAGAAGACCGCAGCGAGTGGGCTCGAGGCACTCGGCGAAGACACCAAGGGAGCCGTCGCCGCGATTGACCCCCAGACCGGCGCCATCCTCGCCATGGTGACCCAGCCGTCGTACAACCCGAACCGACTCGCCAGTCACGACTTCAGCGAGGTCCAGAAGGCGTGGGAGCAGCTGACCACCAGCCCGAACCGGCCGATGTCCAACCGTGCGGCGCAAGAAGTTCTGCCACCCGGATCGACCTTCAAGCTCGTCACCGCCGCCGCTGCCCTCGAGAACCTCGACATGGATCCCAGCGACAAGGTCAAGGGTGGCCGCAGCCTGTCGTTCCCCGGTACGTCGTTCAAACTCCCCAACCAGGACGGCGGCAACTGCGGCGGCGACCCCATCACCCTTGAACGCGCCCTCAACGTCTCGTGCAATGTCAGCTTCGGCTCCCTCGCGCTCAAGATCGGCCAGGAAAAGCTCGCTGAGCAGGCGGAGAAGTTCGGCTTCGGCACCACACCGCTGACACAGCTGCCGTCCAACGCAAGCCGGTTCGCGCCCGTCGATCGGCCGCTGGAGCGCACCGAGCTGGCACTCTCCGGCATCGGCCAGTTCGAGGTCGCCGCGACTCCGCTGCAGATGGCCATGGTCACCGCGGCCGTCGCGAACGACGGCAACGTCATGAAGCCGTACGTCGTGAAGACCGTACGGTCGCCCAACCTCAGCATTCTCGATCAGGCCAAGCCTGAGCGGATTAGTGAAGCGATGAGTCCGTCCAACGCGGCGAAACTTCGCCGGATGCTGATCAGCACGGTCGACGTCGGTACGGCAACATCGGCTCGTATCCCCGGAGTCGAGGTCGGCGGCAAGACCGGTACGGCTCAGTCGACACCGGATCGCCCGCCCTACGCGTGGTTCGTAGCGTTCGCACCTGCCGACAACCCCAAGGTCGCCGTAGCCGTTCTCGTCGAGTCCACCGACATTGGTCGAGACGAGATCTCGGGTGGCCGACTCGCCGGGCCGATCGCCCGAGCCGTCATCGAAGCGGTGCTCGGCAAATGACCACACCAACGTCCAATGCAGCGATGCGCACCGAACCAGTTCATACTTCCAACAACCGTATTGAGAGACTGACATCATGACCGAACCCGTCGATGAGCCAATCCGCCTCGGCGAGCGCTATGAGCTCGGTGGGCTTCTCGGACGCGGCGGTATGGCCGACGTGCGAGTGGGCCGCGACCTGCGCCTCGGCCGTACGGTAGCCGTCAAGCAGCTTCGCTCAGACCTCGCGGCTGACGACACGTTCCAGGCGCGATTCCGCAAGGAAGCCCAGTCGACTGCGGCCCTCAATCACCCGTCGATCGGCGCGGTCTACGACACCGGCGAATCGATCGACAAGCACGGCAACCACGTCCCCTACATCGTGATGGAGTACATCGAGGGCCAGACGTTGCGCGACATCATGCGCGGTGCAGCCGACGGTCGCAAGATCCTGCCCGAGCGCGCCCTCTCGATCACGGCCGACGTACTCAGCGCCATTGACTACAGCCACCGCAACGGCATCATCCACCGCGACATCAAGCCGGCCAACGTCATGCTGACCCCGTCTGGCCAGGTCAAGGTCATGGACTTCGGCATTGCCCGCGCCATTGCCGACACCTCGTCTGCCATGACGCAGACGGCAGCTGTCATCGGTACGGCGCAGTACCTCTCGCCCGAGCAGGCTCGCGGCGAGACCGTCGACGCTCGCAGCGACATCTACTCCACCGGCTGCCTGCTCTACGAACTCCTCACCGGTCGTCCGCCGTTCGTCGGCGACAGCCCGGTGTCGGTGGCCTACCAGCACGTACGCGAAGAGGCTCGCCCTCCGTCGCAGCTCAACCCGGATGTCAGCTCCACCATCGACAACATCGTTGCCAAGTCACTGGCGAAGAAGGTCGAAGACCGCTACCAGAGCGCCGCTGACATGCGTAAGGACATTGAGCGCGCTATCGCTGGCCTCCAGGTGGATGCGCCGACGACCGCAACCGTCGCCGCTGGGGCCACCACCCAGCTCGCGCCCGCTGCACCGGCTGCCGCAACAACCACCGTGGGTGGAGGTCGCCGTGCGCTGCCACCTGAGGACGAGGACGACGACAACACCGCCAAGTGGTGGGGCATCGGCATCGTTGGCGTCCTGCTGCTTGCCGCACTGGTCTGGGGCATCATGAAGATGACCGAGCCGCCGCCGGAGGTCCCGCAGGTTGAGGTCACGGACGTCACCGGCATGCCGGTCGACACCGCCACGCGCGCACTAGAAAACGACGGTTTCTCGGTTGCCGCCGAGACCGAGCAACGCACTGACAACAAGCTCAAGGAAGGTCTCGTCATCGCGACCGACCCGCCGGCTGGCGAGGAAGTCGACGAGAAGAGCGAGATCACGCTGATCGTCAGCTCCGGTCCGGAGCAGGTCACGATTCCGGACTTCGACAGCTTCTCGTATGACGAAGCCAAGAAGGTGCTCGAGGACAAGGGACTCAAGGTCAAGAAGTCCGAG from the Aeromicrobium panaciterrae genome contains:
- a CDS encoding BofC C-terminal domain-containing protein; the encoded protein is MTSLTYRYVALTDTGLRRPANQDSGYASPRLLVIADGMGGAAAGDLASAEAMHIIRQLDQGFEGDAMDALRQSVTDANARLGQLIRNDPAVEGMGTTLEAMLWDGSKIAFAHLGDSRAYRLRDGVLEQISTDHTFVQSLVDEGKISRDEARVHPHRSLLLRALLGRDDNEADYNWLQPMLGDRYLLCSDGLSDMVGDNVIEMALSAETIDLAATELVRLALEAGGYDNVTVVIAEFVDKDAAVDENLASSDGQPQLVGAAAGPARPRTSRRSDPKTAESQTIDPEEIRYAPRPPSSRRWLRWTALGIAIAAILAIAGGVTYNWSQNQYFVASHEGKVTIYKGVQADIPGITLQHVDEITEVEVSTLPEFRAKQVRAGIEASSRAEAEQIVENLDQVAIKPTPTPTPKPKPKDTETSTSSAVWLR
- a CDS encoding penicillin-binding protein 2, which codes for MNRPIRNIAIAALVLFMALLVNVNYVQFVQADSLNAKTGNKRVINEEFSRDRGPILVSGKPIAESVKSKDEYKFQRRYPDGKLYAPITGYFSYIFGNDRGIENTENGVLSGSDNRLFVNRVVDLVSNKQPKGGSVELTIDPLAQKTAASGLEALGEDTKGAVAAIDPQTGAILAMVTQPSYNPNRLASHDFSEVQKAWEQLTTSPNRPMSNRAAQEVLPPGSTFKLVTAAAALENLDMDPSDKVKGGRSLSFPGTSFKLPNQDGGNCGGDPITLERALNVSCNVSFGSLALKIGQEKLAEQAEKFGFGTTPLTQLPSNASRFAPVDRPLERTELALSGIGQFEVAATPLQMAMVTAAVANDGNVMKPYVVKTVRSPNLSILDQAKPERISEAMSPSNAAKLRRMLISTVDVGTATSARIPGVEVGGKTGTAQSTPDRPPYAWFVAFAPADNPKVAVAVLVESTDIGRDEISGGRLAGPIARAVIEAVLGK
- a CDS encoding FtsW/RodA/SpoVE family cell cycle protein — encoded protein: MTTPAWVPRKRRGAEFFLTVLAVTIGISAYAAVGLGVEGTIPGDTYKLGFALIVVAVATHLIVRRVAPYADPVLVPLVIALNGLGLAMIYRLDLGRQQVNADRQAFANGQLVWTAIGIAAFAAILILVRDHRRLQTLTYTFGAVAILLLILPLMPGIGRTINGARIWINLGPFSFQPGEAAKVCLAIFFAGYLVVKRDALALAGRRIAGIDLPRGRDLGPILAGWLISVGILIFQRDLGSSLLFFGLFVVMLYVATERAGWLVVGAVLFVLGAYFGYLAFGHVRVRFDAWLDPFGDPDRNGQIINGLFGLAHGGVLGQGWGLGSPQLTPFSFSDFIAASMGEELGLAGLMAILMIYGLIVERGLRIALTCRDAFGKLLAAGLAFSFALQVFVVIGGVTRLIPLTGLTTPFMAQGGSSIVMNWVIIGLLLRISDQTRRPAPEISTFEHDEETQVVKR